Proteins co-encoded in one Metabacillus sp. KUDC1714 genomic window:
- a CDS encoding GntP family permease has product MDVTVSALGAVSALIIAIILILKKVPPAYGMVAGALIGGLIGGVDITNTVTLMMEGAKGIIPAVLRIMAAGILAGVLIESGAASSIAETIVKKFGETRALLALSVATMILTAVGVFVDVAVITVSPIALAIAKRAHLSKTAILLAMIGGGKAGNIMSPNPNAIAASDAFGVPLTSIMVAGIIPAIFGLAVTYFFAKRLVNKGSEVLSKDIEMTDNTEVPIFITALIAPLVTIIMLALRPLFDINIDPMVALPVGGIIGAIAMKKTRKINDYAVSGLSKMSGVAIMLLGTGTLAGIIANSALKDIIINSLSASGLPAYLLAPMSGIFMSAATASTTAGTAVASSVFSGTILGLGVSALAGAAMIHAGATVLDHLPHGSFFHATAGSVNMDIKERLKLMPYESLVGLTLAIISTLIFGVFKLFG; this is encoded by the coding sequence ATGGATGTTACTGTAAGCGCTCTAGGAGCCGTTAGTGCCTTAATCATTGCGATTATACTAATCTTAAAAAAAGTCCCGCCAGCATATGGGATGGTTGCCGGAGCTTTAATCGGCGGGTTGATTGGCGGCGTAGATATTACAAATACAGTTACCTTAATGATGGAAGGGGCCAAAGGAATCATTCCGGCAGTATTGCGAATTATGGCTGCGGGTATCCTGGCTGGGGTCTTAATTGAATCAGGGGCTGCTTCATCGATTGCGGAAACGATTGTCAAAAAATTTGGGGAAACACGTGCGTTGCTGGCATTATCTGTTGCAACGATGATCTTAACAGCGGTTGGGGTGTTCGTAGACGTAGCTGTTATTACCGTATCACCGATTGCTTTGGCAATTGCTAAACGTGCACATCTTTCAAAAACAGCTATATTACTAGCGATGATTGGTGGCGGAAAAGCAGGGAATATTATGTCACCAAACCCGAATGCTATTGCTGCTTCTGACGCATTTGGCGTTCCACTAACATCCATTATGGTTGCAGGAATCATCCCGGCCATTTTCGGACTGGCTGTTACGTATTTCTTTGCGAAAAGACTTGTAAATAAAGGCTCTGAAGTGTTAAGCAAAGATATTGAAATGACGGATAATACAGAGGTTCCTATTTTCATAACAGCATTGATCGCACCGCTAGTCACAATTATAATGCTCGCCTTGCGACCATTATTTGATATCAACATTGATCCAATGGTTGCTCTGCCAGTTGGAGGAATTATTGGCGCAATTGCAATGAAAAAGACAAGGAAAATTAATGATTATGCCGTTTCTGGTCTGAGCAAAATGTCCGGCGTAGCCATTATGCTATTAGGTACTGGTACATTAGCAGGAATTATTGCTAACTCTGCCTTGAAAGATATCATTATAAATTCGTTAAGTGCTTCAGGTCTGCCAGCTTATTTATTGGCGCCTATGTCTGGGATTTTCATGTCAGCTGCAACTGCTTCAACTACAGCTGGTACAGCAGTAGCGAGCAGCGTTTTCAGTGGCACAATTTTAGGATTGGGTGTATCAGCATTAGCTGGAGCGGCAATGATTCATGCAGGTGCAACAGTATTAGACCACTTACCGCACGGAAGCTTTTTCCACGCTACAGCTGGAAGTGTCAATATGGACATTAAGGAACGATTAAAATTGATGCCATACGAGTCTTTAGTCGGTTTAACACTTGCAATTATTTCAACTCTCATATTCGGAGTCTTTAAGTTATTTGGTTAA
- a CDS encoding glycerate kinase: protein MKIVIAPDSFKESLSALEAANAIERGFKLVFPNARYSKMPMADGGEGTVQSLVDATNGKIEERIVTGPLGEPVKAFFGLIGDGETAVIEMAAASGLHLVPAENRNPLVTSTKGTGELISAALDFGVNHIIIGLGGSATNDGGAGMVQALGIRLLDELGNDIGFGGGALSQIVTIDLAGLDDRLKDVQIEVACDVDNPLTGPRGASAIFGPQKGATPEMIDLLDKNLSHFADVAERVLGKSFRDIEGVGAAGGLGASLLAFLNGDLKRGIQIVLDAVNFEEVVKDADLVITGEGRIDSQTIYGKTPIGVAKAAKKYGVPVIGLAGSLSEDSDVVYEHGIDALFSIVPGIVKLPDAFEHAAHYMERTARNIAASMRAVKNSDE from the coding sequence ATGAAAATTGTAATTGCCCCGGACTCTTTTAAGGAAAGTTTATCGGCTCTGGAGGCTGCCAATGCAATTGAGAGAGGCTTCAAATTGGTTTTTCCAAATGCTAGGTACAGTAAAATGCCGATGGCAGATGGCGGTGAGGGAACCGTACAGTCACTCGTAGATGCTACAAACGGTAAAATTGAGGAAAGAATCGTAACTGGCCCCTTGGGTGAACCAGTTAAAGCATTCTTTGGATTAATTGGAGACGGGGAGACAGCTGTTATAGAAATGGCTGCTGCCTCAGGTTTGCATCTTGTACCTGCCGAAAATAGAAACCCGTTAGTCACCTCGACAAAAGGAACAGGAGAATTAATATCAGCTGCACTTGATTTTGGTGTAAATCATATTATCATCGGGCTTGGTGGCAGTGCTACAAACGATGGGGGAGCCGGAATGGTCCAAGCATTGGGGATAAGACTACTAGATGAATTAGGAAACGATATTGGTTTCGGAGGCGGTGCCCTCTCACAAATTGTTACAATAGACTTGGCCGGTCTTGACGACAGATTGAAAGATGTTCAAATTGAAGTAGCCTGTGACGTTGATAATCCTTTAACAGGACCTAGAGGTGCTTCAGCAATTTTCGGTCCTCAAAAGGGTGCCACACCTGAGATGATAGATTTGCTTGATAAGAACCTGTCCCACTTTGCTGACGTCGCAGAAAGAGTACTTGGGAAATCCTTTCGAGATATAGAGGGCGTCGGTGCAGCTGGGGGCCTTGGAGCAAGTCTGCTTGCTTTTCTTAATGGAGACTTAAAAAGAGGGATCCAAATAGTCTTGGATGCTGTAAACTTTGAAGAAGTAGTCAAAGATGCAGACCTTGTTATTACGGGTGAAGGTCGGATTGATAGTCAAACTATTTATGGGAAAACTCCAATCGGCGTGGCAAAAGCAGCTAAAAAATATGGTGTGCCTGTAATAGGACTTGCGGGATCATTATCAGAAGACAGCGATGTAGTGTATGAACACGGAATTGATGCCCTTTTCAGTATAGTACCAGGTATTGTAAAACTTCCAGATGCGTTTGAACATGCTGCACATTACATGGAAAGAACAGCAAGAAACATTGCGGCATCCATGAGAGCTGTAAAAAATTCCGATGAATGA